One part of the Musa acuminata AAA Group cultivar baxijiao chromosome BXJ1-5, Cavendish_Baxijiao_AAA, whole genome shotgun sequence genome encodes these proteins:
- the LOC135673824 gene encoding uncharacterized protein LOC135673824 produces MKGGGGGKHKDAWSNGNSKPSVSLLSSRDAKPWSSSSSIPRLMIFLVLSIIVIYLVYPLHVLLSSPPCPTSSTTTDSLIHLSSPNQTKRDASRIDTIAKSPPPPSPPPPRPTSAAALTETATGLQHIVFGIAASAKLWERRKEYIRLWWRPRQMRGFVWLDKPVKEFNSSYTRDLPPLKISGDTSRFPYTHRRGDRSAIRISRIVSETFRLRLPGVRWFVMGDDDTVFIADNLARFLSRFDHRQPYYIGSPSESHLQNIYFSYGMAYGGGGFAISAPLAAALSRVQDRCLRRYPALYGSDDRIQACMAELGVPLTRHPGFHQYDVYGDLLGLLTAHPVAPLLSFHHLDVVQPIFPRVRSRAAALRRLFEGPVRLDPAGVMQQSICYETQRPWTVSVAWGFAVLVARGVTSPREMEMPARTFLNWYRRADYTAYAFNTRPVARHPCQRPFVYYLSATRYDAARRTTVTVYERHRDSRPTCRWRMPDPGALVDRILVYKKPDPGLWDRSPRRNCCRVKASPKEGKRGDRTMAIEVGVCQEGEVTEILDS; encoded by the exons ATGAAAGGTGGTGGCGGCGGCAAGCACAAGGATGCCTGGAGTAATGGCAATAGCAAGCCTTCTGTGTCCCTTCTTTCTTCCAGGGATGCCAAGCCAtggtcatcctcctcctccatccCAAGGCTGATGATCTTTCTCGTCCTCTCCATTATCGTGATCTACCTCGTCTACCCTCTCCACGTCTTGCTCTCCAGCCCCCCTTGCcccacctcctccaccaccaccgacTCCCTCATCCACCTCTCCTCCCCCAATCAAACCAAGAGAGACGCTAGCAGAATCGATACCATCGCCAAATCGCCCCCGCCTCCTTCTCCTCCGCCTCCACGGCCCACCTCTGCGGCTGCTCTGACGGAGACGGCAACTGGGCTGCAGCACATCGTGTTCGGCATCGCGGCGTCCGCCAAGCTGTGGGAGCGCCGCAAGGAATACATCAGGCTCTGGTGGCGGCCCCGGCAGATGCGTGGCTTCGTTTGGCTCGACAAGCCCGTCAAGGAATTCAACTCGTCCTACACCCGCGACCTACCGCCCCTAAAGATATCCGGCGACACGTCCCGGTTCCCTTACACCCACAGGCGCGGCGACCGCTCCGCCATCCGCATCTCCCGCATCGTCTCCGAGACTTTCCGCCTCCGTCTCCCTGGCGTCCGGTGGTTCGTCAtgggcgacgacgacactgttttTATCGCCGACAACCTCGCCCGCTTCCTCTCCCGCTtcgaccatcgccagccctactaCATCGGGTCTCCTTCCGAGTCCCACCTACAGAACATCTACTTCTCCTACGGCATGGCCTACGGCGGCGGCGGGTTCGCCATCAGCGCCCCCCTCGCCGCCGCCCTCTCCCGTGTCCAGGACCGCTGCCTTCGCCGCTATCCGGCCCTCTACGGCAGCGATGACCGCATCCAAGCCTGCATGGCCGAGCTCGGCGTGCCCCTCACCCGACACCCGGGGTTCCACCAGTACGACGTCTACGGCGACCTGCTCGGCCTTCTCACCGCCCATCCCGTGGCTCCGCTCCTCTCCTTCCACCACCTCGACGTCGTCCAGCCCATCTTCCCACGCGTCCGCTCCCGCGCCGCCGCCCTCCGCCGGCTCTTCGAGGGCCCCGTCCGCCTCGATCCCGCCGGGGTGATGCAGCAGTCCATCTGCTACGAGACCCAGCGGCCGTGGACAGTGTCCGTGGCCTGGGGCTTCGCGGTGCTGGTGGCGCGGGGGGTGACGTCGCCGCGGGAGATGGAGATGCCGGCACGGACGTTCCTCAACTGGTACCGCCGCGCCGACTACACGGCCTACGCCTTCAACACACGCCCCGTGGCTCGCCACCCGTGCCAACGGCCCTTCGTTTACTACCTCTCGGCCACCCGATACGACGCCGCCCGACGGACTACCGTCACGGTGTACGAGCGCCATCGCGACTCGCGCCCGACGTGCCGGTGGCGGATGCCCGACCCCGGCGCGCTCGTGGACCGCATCCTCGTCTATAAGAAGCCCGACCCGGGCCTCTGGGACCGA TCTCCAAGGAGGAACTGCTGCAGGGTGAAGGCCTCGCCCAAGGAGGGGAAGAGGGGAGACAGGACGATGGCAATCGAGGTTGGGGTGTGCCAAGAAGGCGAGGTCACTGAGATCTTGGATTCCTAG